The following nucleotide sequence is from uncultured Draconibacterium sp..
TCTTTTGCTGTTTCAAAATGAGGACGGGCTGCATCAGCTCCACCGCCAAACTGCTCGGGCATATTAAAAAGTGTAATAGCACGCAAATAATAGCTTCTCGGATTTTCCGGATTTAGCGCAATTGCTTTGTCGATTGCTGCATTCATTTTAGGCATGTATTCCATTCCTCTTGTCATCGGATCTACCGTAATTCGCGACGGAATAAGAAATGCCAGCAGCGAATACAATTCTGATTCCTCAGGCGCAATTTTAAATGCTTTGTCCAAAAATTGCTGCGCTTTATCCAGGTATGCATCTCTCTTGCTCACATCCTGATCGAAGTAACTGATCACGATCATTGAATACGATACATAGTACAAAGGCAACCATTCTTTGTTTTCTGATATGCTGATCCGTTCAAAAGTATTTGCGGCCTCTTGAAAGTTAGCTACTGTTTCCGATCTGTTCATTTTTTCGAGGGCGGAAGTCATCGCTGCTTCGTAATTTTTTCCCTGTGCTGCGGCAGTCAAAACCGCCAAACTAAAAATAAGCGTTAATAAAGTTTTCATGATTATTCGTTTTAAAGTTTATAATTGAAATGATAGTAGAAATACAATGAGTCGTTTTTGACCAGGCACGATGGGTTGCGATTGGTAAACTCCATTGTTGTCGGGTGTTTGTGCGTAGTTGTAACCAAACACATTGTTAAAACCCAATGCATTATTTACGATTACGTGCGCTACGGTTTGCGTGTTGAAAAGGTAAAACAGGTGTGTGAATCCGAAACTCACATCGTTGTAGGTCTTGGTTTTTCCGGCCATAAATTCAGGAGTGTTTGGATCATTGAAAGGACGTCCGCTGGCAAACGTATAGGAGCCCGAAATAAAAGAGTTGATCTTTGTAAAATATTGTTTGTAAACCACCGACAGGTTGTGTTTCGAAACGTAATGTGGAGTAACTTTCATTGGGTAATCGCGGTAGTTTCGTTTTGAATCGATTAAGGAATACGAAATCCAGTAATCGGCCTTTCCAAACTGTTTTTGGTCGCGCCAGAAAACATCAATTCCTCTGGAATAACCACTGCCCGTATTGTTGTAATTTCCGGGTTCTGCTGAAAATTCTTCATCAAATTTTACCAGATCGGAATAGTTTTTATTGTAGGCTTCAATGCGCAATGTGCGGCTGTCTTTTTTATACTGCCATGTTAAAATGGAATGCGCTGAAGTTTCAGGAGCCAATTCGTCGGTGAATTTCAGATAATCGTCGCCCGGGTTCTGAAAGAACTTTCCGAAAGCTGCCGAAAGCTGGCTGTTCTTGCTCGTTTTTACTGCTGCCGAAAGACGGGGAACAACATTCATTTCATTGATCAACGAATTATATTCGGTTCTTAGGCCGGCTTTCAGTGCGAGTTTCTTTGTCACTTTCCATTCCGACTCGGCAAAGCCTGCAAACAAGTTATTGTTGAATGATAGATTAAAATCTCCATTCATATCGATGTCCTGTTCGTACTTATAAATCAAAGCTTCAGCACCAAAAGTTGTAGTTACATCTTTAACAGAATAATTGGAAATTGTAAGTTTCAGTTGGCTGCTGTTTCGCGAGGTCGAGATATCATCCGAATCAATATCCATGTTTTCGCGGTCGATATTAAAAGCGACACCGGTTTGTATCATCCAATCGTCATTCAGCATTTCGTTGTAGGTGGTGTTTGAATACAAATTTTTATTGCCCAAAGAAACTTCCTGTAATGCTGATTGCTCAATGTTGTCGTACAGCAAACTGCTGGTATCGTAATTAAAACTTGCGAAAGACTTGATCATTCCTGTTTCGCTGGTTTTGTGTCGGAACATCATGGTTGAACCGACAATTACGGGAACTTTTTTCCACTCAATATTTTGCTTAAAAAG
It contains:
- a CDS encoding TonB-dependent receptor, with the translated sequence MKTRLFILFQFLILFAHAQVKISGVVVSETGSPLSGVNIFIQGTYDGTTSDSLGVFSFKTDASGKQTLIASCVGFETYGQELNLTGDVSDLKIVLIEEISELDEVIINAGTFEASDKKKSVVLKPLDVALTAGANGDIFGAFGKLPGSQTVGEEGRLFVRGGESYETKTFMDGMLVNTPYYSKMPDLPTRGRFSPILFNGSVFSTGGYSAEYGQALSSIVALNTVALEPETKSSISVLSVGLQGSHAKRWENTSLSISGEYLNTALSNKLFKQNIEWKKVPVIVGSTMMFRHKTSETGMIKSFASFNYDTSSLLYDNIEQSALQEVSLGNKNLYSNTTYNEMLNDDWMIQTGVAFNIDRENMDIDSDDISTSRNSSQLKLTISNYSVKDVTTTFGAEALIYKYEQDIDMNGDFNLSFNNNLFAGFAESEWKVTKKLALKAGLRTEYNSLINEMNVVPRLSAAVKTSKNSQLSAAFGKFFQNPGDDYLKFTDELAPETSAHSILTWQYKKDSRTLRIEAYNKNYSDLVKFDEEFSAEPGNYNNTGSGYSRGIDVFWRDQKQFGKADYWISYSLIDSKRNYRDYPMKVTPHYVSKHNLSVVYKQYFTKINSFISGSYTFASGRPFNDPNTPEFMAGKTKTYNDVSFGFTHLFYLFNTQTVAHVIVNNALGFNNVFGYNYAQTPDNNGVYQSQPIVPGQKRLIVFLLSFQL